Within the Spirochaetota bacterium genome, the region CATGCTCCCGTTCCCGGCAAATACCATGTCCGGCCTGGTATCGGACAGGAATCTGTCGACACCGTTTATGCGAAGCGATTTGGTGTCTTTGCGGTATTCAATAGCGTCCAGTCCGCCTATCGCATCGTTGGAGTAAGGCCTGAGCACGATGAGAAAACTCGCATCCCCGGCGGAACGCAGGTTTTGAATCTCCGAACGAACGATCACTTCATCCGCGGCCCCGCGGGCTCCATAGAGGGATTGGGCCACGTCAAGCGATCCGGATTTCCAGCGAGTGGAGACCACCGATGTCCGGGTATCGCGCGTTCGAATTACGGTGCCGTCGAGATTTTGCGCCCGAATGAGCGAATCACCCTGCATCCACCAGAATTCGAGCGCCCAGGATTCGTCGGCGGCGCTGATCATACCGGACGGATCTATGCGCAGTATTTCCGGGGAGAACTGGTTTGAGAAGCATATCCAGTCCCTGGCTGAACGGTTCAGGATGACGGGGGAACTGACAGCGGCCTCGCCCCCGGGATGCTGACGCGGAATCCAGTATGGCCAGCCATACGATGGGAACCGCTGGAAGATAAGGAAGTTCCTTAATCCCCGCATGGCCTGCGCACCCAGCAGGCCCAGTTTGCGGGAATCGGCAGGGACAGGGATGTCGTGAACCGCCGGGGTAACGAAGCCGGAGTTTCGGTCCCCGCGCGCGCGACTCCAGGGAATCAAGTTCATGTTGCCTGGGGTATTTAATAGCTTTTCAGCGCTTCTTCTTCTGTTTCATAGATGTCGAACATGTCCATGAGTTCGACGACTTCGAATATTTTTTTTACCGCGTTGTTCATGGAACACAGTTTAAGCTTCCGCTTGGATTCCTTGAGAATGCGCATCGTCGCGACAAAGATTCTCAGCCCTGAACTGCTCATGTATTCTACGCTGCTGAGGTTAAGCAGCATGTGACAATCCGGCTCCTGGCTGATAATTTTGTTTATTTCTTTCTCTATGTCCGCGGAAACATGCACATCCAGCTTTCCCTGAAGATAAAGTATGATGACGTTGTTCGACTTTTTGGTTTTAAGGTCCATCTTGTTGCTCCTTTTCTCCTAAATATTTCTCTACCGGGATCACTCTTCTCCGGCCTGGGCCATTCTCCGGGTAATCACAAGCCCGAATATGAAGCCGGAACCGATCAGAAGTATGATCCCTCCAAACACCTTGAGAACAAGGTGCTCAAAGCGAAATCCATTTACCAACAACAACAGGCCGGCCATGAACGGGAACATCACTCCCGAAAAATACATGAGCCCACGATACCTGAGAGGATCGAACAGCGGCAGCACCATGGAAGCGCCCAGGGCGAATACCGTGGCGGCAAACGCACGCGCTATGAAAAAAAGTGGTGCAACAAAACTGTCGGACTTGATCTGGTTGAACCAGTCCTCCTGCACCTCTATGCCGAAAAGTCCGGCGAAAAGAGTGGGTGAAACGAAAAACACCAGCCCGGCCGCAAGATACAGCATACCCGCGATGAGCACTACCGCCTGCAGCACATTGGTACTCCTGGATCTCATACTGAACGGCCTCCACGCGCAATGCAAAAGGTGATACAACTTATTAGTACATCATATTCTCTTGGCGATCAACAACTTATTTGTCATCTCCTCGGAAAGTTTGATAATTTTTTCCGGGCTGTATGTCCGCTCGGTCAAATCAATTTGAATGTTTTTGTCGGCGGTCACGTTGAGCCGTTCCTCGCCCTTCCAGAGGTACAGCATCTCCAGGTAGTTGCGATAGAACTTTATGACGCGTTTGCTCGTAAACTCAAAGGGTTGCCTGCTCCTGACGGTCACGTATACGATTTCGCCTATATCGCACCTGAACAGGTCTTCCGGACGGACCTTCCTGTAGGGCATGCCGGAATGGAACTCGCCACCGGCAATTTCGACGGACTGGACCACCGGGTGG harbors:
- a CDS encoding anti-sigma factor antagonist; this encodes MDLKTKKSNNVIILYLQGKLDVHVSADIEKEINKIISQEPDCHMLLNLSSVEYMSSSGLRIFVATMRILKESKRKLKLCSMNNAVKKIFEVVELMDMFDIYETEEEALKSY